A portion of the Vespula vulgaris chromosome 24, iyVesVulg1.1, whole genome shotgun sequence genome contains these proteins:
- the LOC127072053 gene encoding ankyrin-3-like isoform X8 — protein MTTEAEFLPIIRLQADDTTAFLRAARSGNLEKVIEYLDTDLDINTANSNGLNALHLASKDGHVEIVTELLKRGAKVDAATKKGNTALHIASLAGQAEIVSILIQYGAAVNIQSQNGFTPLYMAAQENHDQVVKLLLSNGANQSLATEDGFTPLAVAMQQGHDKVVSVLLENDSKGKVRLPALHIAAKKDDCKAADLLLQNDHKPDVTSKSGFTPLHIAAHYGNEEIARLLIKRGADVNYLAKHNISPLHVAAKWGKNNMVKILLENSAQIDAKTRDGLTPLHCAARSGHEEVVNTLLENSAPISARTKNGLAPLHMASQGDHVDAARALLYHRAPVDEVTIDYLTSLHVAAHCGHVRVAKLLLDRKADPNARALNGFTPLHIACKKNRIKVVELLLKHGASIESTTESGLTPLHVASFMGCMNIVIFLLQHEANPDVPTVRGETPLHLAARANQTDIIRILLRNGAKVDARAREQQTPLHIASRLGNIDIVMLLLQHGAAVDTTTKDMHTALHIAAKEGQEEVAAILVENNASVKATTKNGFTPLHIAAKYGNMNVAKILLQKDSKLDAQGKNDITPLHLACHYDHPNVANLLLEKGASPHLASQNGHTPLHIAARKNQMDIASTLLEGGANANAESKAGFTPLHLSSQKGHYDMTNLLIEHGADPNHKAKNGLTALHLCAQEDFVRVASILVKNDANVESQTETGYRPIHVAAHFGNLSMIRFLLKHNAEIDVRTAQNYTPLHQAAQQGHAHVVSALLEGNASHKARTNDGLTALNIAQKLGYISVMEVLKGMPYDNLVPDNKNWEEKYKVIAPESLQETSLMSDSDDEGASDALISEQPYKYLTADLMKSLRDDSLPIDVTKDDPIHRQVTKEEKQEFTQSNNYCLAENFDSNDALNLGRLHFRSFLVSFLVDARGGAMKGCRHSGVRIIVPPRRATMPLRVTCRLVKPSKVANPPPLMEGEALATRIIEMGPVGANFLGPVLIDIPHFASIRGKEREIIILRSENGETWKEHDNSVDNDDTLLNTPHDPQMNAAHSGRITRIITSDFPQYFAIVTRIKQEVHVIGAEGGILMSSVANDVQAVFPPGALTKKIKVGLQAHVIPAELTAKLLGNCVAVSPVITIEPRRRKFHKPITLTIPVPQAANKGMINQYGGETPTLRLLCSIAGGTSEAQWEDVTGSTPLTFMNDRVSFTTTVSARFWLMDCRNISEVPKMATELYKESLFVPYITNFVIYSKRMDTLEATLRILCMTDGKEGMHTLERQEEFLEIVKSRDVEALHGKDLYIEFSGNLIPVTKSGVQLKFTFKAFRQNRLSFHVKVRDPLLDPVARMLFMREPKVAKGEPPQQPICVLNIVLPEVTSKIEIQKKLTAVYEDSNIISQKMDSYKSKYGMEQKEKGDQPKDTSPSEEKFIADTLQKEQTDRGL, from the exons ctggTCAAGCGGAAATAGTTAGTATTCTTATTCAATATGGTGCTGCGGTTAATATTCAATCGCAAAATGGATTCACACCATTATATATGGCGGCCCAAGAGAATCACGATCAGGTCGTCAAGCTGTTGCTTAGCAATGGAGCCAATCAAAGCCTCGCTACGGAG GATGGATTCACCCCCCTTGCTGTTGCTATGCAGCAAGGCCACGACAAAGTCGTCAGTGTACTTTTGGAAAAcgattcgaaaggaaaagttAGGCTACCGGCGCTTCATATCGCCGCTAAAAAGGACGATTGTAAAGCCGCCGATTTACTTTTGCag AACGACCACAAGCCGGATGTCACGTCTAAGAGTGGCTTCACGCCTCTCCACATTGCTGCTCATTATGGAAACGAGGAGATAGCACGTTTGTTAATTAAACGTGGTGCTGATGTGAACTATTTGGCAAAA CACAATATCAGTCCTCTCCATGTAGCAGCGAAATGGGGCAAAAATAACATGGTAAAAATCCTGTTAGAAAACTCGGCACAAATAGATGCAAAAACTAGAGATGGTTTAACTCCATTACATTGTGCTGCACGATCTGGACATGAGGAAGTTGTTAATACTCTCCTTGAGAACTCAGCACCAATCAGTGCACGTACAAAG aatggTTTAGCACCCTTGCATATGGCCTCTCAAGGAGATCACGTGGATGCTGCTAGAGCATTACTCTATCATCGTGCACCAGTGGACGAAgtaacgatcgattatttaactTCGCTACATGTAGCCGCACACTGCGGCCACGTTAGAGTCGCGAAATTGCTTTTGGATAGAAAGGCGGATCCAAATGCACGAGCTTTAAACGGTTTTACGCCTTTGCACATCGCTTGCAAGAAGAATCGTATAAAGGTCGTCGAGTTGTTGCTGAAACATGGCGCATCGATCGAGTCTACGACAGAG TCCGGACTGACTCCCTTACACGTGGCCAGTTTTATGGGATGCATGAATATCGTGATATTCCTACTACAACACGAAGCCAATCCCGACGTGCCAACTGTTAGGGGAGAAACACCCCTACACCTGGCAGCTAGAGCTAATCAAACCGAtattattcgaattttattaagaaatggAGCCAAAGTCGATGCACGTGCTAgg GAACAACAAACACCGTTGCACATCGCATCCAGATTGGGTAACATCGATATAGTTATGTTACTCTTGCAACACGGTGCAGCCGTTGACACAACAACGAAAGATATGCACACGGCATTGCACATTGCAGCAAAGGAAGGTCAGGAGGAG GTGGCCGCTATTCTAGTGGAGAATAATGCTTCGGTAAAAGCCACAACGAAAAATGGTTTTACGCCGCTCCACATAGCGGCCAAATATGGCAATATGAACGTGGCAAAGATCCTTCTACAAAAGGACAGCAAGCTTGATGCTCAAGGAAAG AACGACATTACACCACTGCATTTGGCTTGTCATTACGATCACCCAAATGTCGCGAATCTTCTATTAGAGAAAGGTGCTTCACCCCATCTTGCATCACAGAATGGACATACTCCGTTACACATCGCTGCTCGTAAAAATCAG ATGGACATTGCTTCTACTCTGTTGGAAGGCGGAGCGAACGCAAATGCCGAATCTAAGGCAGGATTCACGCCTTTACATTTGAGCTCACAAAAGGGTCATTACGATATGACGAATTTACTTATTGAGCATGGAGCTGATCCAAACCATAAAGCTAAg AATGGTCTAACAGCGTTGCACCTCTGTGCTCAAGAAGATTTCGTCAGAGTCGCTTCTATTCTTGTAAAAAATGATGCCAATGTCGAAAGTCAAACCGAGACTGGTTATCGACCAATTCACGTTGCCGCACATTTTGGAAATCTCTCGATGATACGATTTCTATTAAAACACAATGCTGAGATCGACGTAAGAACGGCTCAAAATTACACGCCTCTTCATCAAGCCGCGCAACAGGGTCACGCTCATGTTGTTAGTGCTCTATTAGAAGGGAATGCTTCGCACAAAGCTCGTACAAAC GATGGCTTGACTGCTTTAAATATTGCTCAAAAGTTAGGGTATATATCAGTGATGGAAGTATTGAAAGGAATGCCTTACGATAATTTAGTTccggataataaaaattgggAAGAAAAGTACAAAGTTATAGCACCAGAGAGTTTGCAAGAAACGAGTCTCATGTCCGATTCGGATGACGAGGGTg CTTCGGATGCATTGATTAGCGAGCAACCATACAAATATCTTACCGCGGATTTAATGAAGAGCCTACGAGATGATTCCTTACCAATCGATGTAACGAAGGACGACCCAATACACAGACAAG ttacaaaagaagaaaaacaggaaTTCACCCAAAGCAATAATTACTGTCTGGCAGAAAACTTTGACAGTAATGATGCATTGAATTTGGG GAGACTTCACTTCCGATC ATTTTTAGTGAGTTTCCTCGTGGATGCACGAGGTGGTGCAATGAAGGGTTGCAGGCACAGTGGTGTACGAATAATTGTTCCACCCCGTAGAGCAACGATGCCGTTACGGGTAACGTGTAGATTAGTAAAACCTAGTAAAGTAGCTAATCCACCGCCTCTAATGGAAGGTGAAGCTTTAGCAACTCGAATTATAGAGATGGGTCCAGTTGGAGCAAACTTTTTAGG GCCAGTATTGATAGACATACCACATTTTGCATCGATCCGtggcaaagaaagagaaattattattcttaggAGTGAAAATGGAGAAACATGGAAGGAACATGATAATTCCGTTGATAATGACGATACTTTGCTTAATACACCACATG ATCCCCAAATGAATGCAGCCCATTCCGGCAGAATAACTCGTATAATAACGAGTGACTTTCCTCAATATTTCGCGATAGTGACTAGAATCAAACAAGAAGTACACGTAATAGGAGCCGAAGGTGGAATTTTAATGTCCAGTGTAGCAAACGACGTTCAAGCTGTATTTCCACCTGGTGCTctgacgaaaaaaattaaagttgGCTTACaa GCACACGTCATCCCTGCGGAGCTTACAGCCAAACTTTTAGGTAACTGTGTTGCTGTATCACCAGTCATTACAATTGAGCCCAGGAGAAGAAAGTTTCACAAGCCGATTACCTTGACAATACCCGTACCACAAGCTGCAAACAAAGGAATGATCAATCAATACGGAGGCGAAACACCAACTTTACGATTGCTTTGCAGCATCGCTG GTGGTACCAGTGAAGCTCAATGGGAAGATGTTACTGGTTCAACGCCATTGACGTTCATGAACGACCGTGTGTCCTTTACAACTACAGTTTCAGCTAGGTTTTGGCTGATGGATTGTAGGAATATTAGCGAAGTTCCAAAAATGGCGACGGAACTATATAAAGAATCTTTGTTTGTACCTTACATTACAAA TTTCGTGATATATTCAAAACGAATGGATACTCTCGAAGCTACATTAAGGATATTGTGCATGACTGATGGCAAGGAAGGAATGCACACATTGGAAAGACAAGAAGAGTTCTTAGAGATTGTAAAGAGTCGTGATGTCGAG GCTCTACATGGAAAAGATCTTTACATCGAATTCAGCGGAAACCTAATACCAGTTACAAAATCAGGAGTACAATTAAAGTTTACTTTTAAAGCTTTCCGTCAGAATCGTCTATCGTTTCACGTTAAAGTAAGAGATCCACTTTTGGATCCTGTAGCAAGAATGTTGTTTATGCGCGAGCCCAAAGTTGCAAAGGGTGAACCACCACAGCAACCAATTTGTGTACTGAATATCGTCTTACCTGAGGTTACGAGCAAAATTGAAATTCAGAAGAAACTAACAG cAGTGTACGAAGATTCGAATATCATAAGTCAAAAAATGGACTCTTACAAATCAAAATACGGTATGGAAcagaaggagaagggagaCCAGCCAAAAGACACGTCACCTTCAGAGGAAAAATTCATTGCCGATACTCTACAGAAAGAACAAACAG
- the LOC127072053 gene encoding ankyrin-3-like isoform X7, which translates to MTTEAEFLPIIRLQADDTTAFLRAARSGNLEKVIEYLDTDLDINTANSNGLNALHLASKDGHVEIVTELLKRGAKVDAATKKGNTALHIASLAGQAEIVSILIQYGAAVNIQSQNGFTPLYMAAQENHDQVVKLLLSNGANQSLATEDGFTPLAVAMQQGHDKVVSVLLENDSKGKVRLPALHIAAKKDDCKAADLLLQNDHKPDVTSKSGFTPLHIAAHYGNEEIARLLIKRGADVNYLAKHNISPLHVAAKWGKNNMVKILLENSAQIDAKTRDGLTPLHCAARSGHEEVVNTLLENSAPISARTKNGLAPLHMASQGDHVDAARALLYHRAPVDEVTIDYLTSLHVAAHCGHVRVAKLLLDRKADPNARALNGFTPLHIACKKNRIKVVELLLKHGASIESTTESGLTPLHVASFMGCMNIVIFLLQHEANPDVPTVRGETPLHLAARANQTDIIRILLRNGAKVDARAREQQTPLHIASRLGNIDIVMLLLQHGAAVDTTTKDMHTALHIAAKEGQEEVAAILVENNASVKATTKNGFTPLHIAAKYGNMNVAKILLQKDSKLDAQGKNDITPLHLACHYDHPNVANLLLEKGASPHLASQNGHTPLHIAARKNQMDIASTLLEGGANANAESKAGFTPLHLSSQKGHYDMTNLLIEHGADPNHKAKNGLTALHLCAQEDFVRVASILVKNDANVESQTETGYRPIHVAAHFGNLSMIRFLLKHNAEIDVRTAQNYTPLHQAAQQGHAHVVSALLEGNASHKARTNDGLTALNIAQKLGYISVMEVLKGMPYDNLVPDNKNWEEKYKVIAPESLQETSLMSDSDDEGASDALISEQPYKYLTADLMKSLRDDSLPIDVTKDDPIHRQVTKEEKQEFTQSNNYCLAENFDSNDALNLGRLHFRSFLVSFLVDARGGAMKGCRHSGVRIIVPPRRATMPLRVTCRLVKPSKVANPPPLMEGEALATRIIEMGPVGANFLGPVLIDIPHFASIRGKEREIIILRSENGETWKEHDNSVDNDDTLLNTPHDPQMNAAHSGRITRIITSDFPQYFAIVTRIKQEVHVIGAEGGILMSSVANDVQAVFPPGALTKKIKVGLQAHVIPAELTAKLLGNCVAVSPVITIEPRRRKFHKPITLTIPVPQAANKGMINQYGGETPTLRLLCSIAGGTSEAQWEDVTGSTPLTFMNDRVSFTTTVSARFWLMDCRNISEVPKMATELYKESLFVPYITNFVIYSKRMDTLEATLRILCMTDGKEGMHTLERQEEFLEIVKSRDVEALHGKDLYIEFSGNLIPVTKSGVQLKFTFKAFRQNRLSFHVKVRDPLLDPVARMLFMREPKVAKGEPPQQPICVLNIVLPEVTSKIEIQKKLTAVYEDSNIISQKMDSYKSKYGMEQKEKGDQPKDTSPSEEKFIADTLQKEQTGRTAVINIIIDNHMGY; encoded by the exons ctggTCAAGCGGAAATAGTTAGTATTCTTATTCAATATGGTGCTGCGGTTAATATTCAATCGCAAAATGGATTCACACCATTATATATGGCGGCCCAAGAGAATCACGATCAGGTCGTCAAGCTGTTGCTTAGCAATGGAGCCAATCAAAGCCTCGCTACGGAG GATGGATTCACCCCCCTTGCTGTTGCTATGCAGCAAGGCCACGACAAAGTCGTCAGTGTACTTTTGGAAAAcgattcgaaaggaaaagttAGGCTACCGGCGCTTCATATCGCCGCTAAAAAGGACGATTGTAAAGCCGCCGATTTACTTTTGCag AACGACCACAAGCCGGATGTCACGTCTAAGAGTGGCTTCACGCCTCTCCACATTGCTGCTCATTATGGAAACGAGGAGATAGCACGTTTGTTAATTAAACGTGGTGCTGATGTGAACTATTTGGCAAAA CACAATATCAGTCCTCTCCATGTAGCAGCGAAATGGGGCAAAAATAACATGGTAAAAATCCTGTTAGAAAACTCGGCACAAATAGATGCAAAAACTAGAGATGGTTTAACTCCATTACATTGTGCTGCACGATCTGGACATGAGGAAGTTGTTAATACTCTCCTTGAGAACTCAGCACCAATCAGTGCACGTACAAAG aatggTTTAGCACCCTTGCATATGGCCTCTCAAGGAGATCACGTGGATGCTGCTAGAGCATTACTCTATCATCGTGCACCAGTGGACGAAgtaacgatcgattatttaactTCGCTACATGTAGCCGCACACTGCGGCCACGTTAGAGTCGCGAAATTGCTTTTGGATAGAAAGGCGGATCCAAATGCACGAGCTTTAAACGGTTTTACGCCTTTGCACATCGCTTGCAAGAAGAATCGTATAAAGGTCGTCGAGTTGTTGCTGAAACATGGCGCATCGATCGAGTCTACGACAGAG TCCGGACTGACTCCCTTACACGTGGCCAGTTTTATGGGATGCATGAATATCGTGATATTCCTACTACAACACGAAGCCAATCCCGACGTGCCAACTGTTAGGGGAGAAACACCCCTACACCTGGCAGCTAGAGCTAATCAAACCGAtattattcgaattttattaagaaatggAGCCAAAGTCGATGCACGTGCTAgg GAACAACAAACACCGTTGCACATCGCATCCAGATTGGGTAACATCGATATAGTTATGTTACTCTTGCAACACGGTGCAGCCGTTGACACAACAACGAAAGATATGCACACGGCATTGCACATTGCAGCAAAGGAAGGTCAGGAGGAG GTGGCCGCTATTCTAGTGGAGAATAATGCTTCGGTAAAAGCCACAACGAAAAATGGTTTTACGCCGCTCCACATAGCGGCCAAATATGGCAATATGAACGTGGCAAAGATCCTTCTACAAAAGGACAGCAAGCTTGATGCTCAAGGAAAG AACGACATTACACCACTGCATTTGGCTTGTCATTACGATCACCCAAATGTCGCGAATCTTCTATTAGAGAAAGGTGCTTCACCCCATCTTGCATCACAGAATGGACATACTCCGTTACACATCGCTGCTCGTAAAAATCAG ATGGACATTGCTTCTACTCTGTTGGAAGGCGGAGCGAACGCAAATGCCGAATCTAAGGCAGGATTCACGCCTTTACATTTGAGCTCACAAAAGGGTCATTACGATATGACGAATTTACTTATTGAGCATGGAGCTGATCCAAACCATAAAGCTAAg AATGGTCTAACAGCGTTGCACCTCTGTGCTCAAGAAGATTTCGTCAGAGTCGCTTCTATTCTTGTAAAAAATGATGCCAATGTCGAAAGTCAAACCGAGACTGGTTATCGACCAATTCACGTTGCCGCACATTTTGGAAATCTCTCGATGATACGATTTCTATTAAAACACAATGCTGAGATCGACGTAAGAACGGCTCAAAATTACACGCCTCTTCATCAAGCCGCGCAACAGGGTCACGCTCATGTTGTTAGTGCTCTATTAGAAGGGAATGCTTCGCACAAAGCTCGTACAAAC GATGGCTTGACTGCTTTAAATATTGCTCAAAAGTTAGGGTATATATCAGTGATGGAAGTATTGAAAGGAATGCCTTACGATAATTTAGTTccggataataaaaattgggAAGAAAAGTACAAAGTTATAGCACCAGAGAGTTTGCAAGAAACGAGTCTCATGTCCGATTCGGATGACGAGGGTg CTTCGGATGCATTGATTAGCGAGCAACCATACAAATATCTTACCGCGGATTTAATGAAGAGCCTACGAGATGATTCCTTACCAATCGATGTAACGAAGGACGACCCAATACACAGACAAG ttacaaaagaagaaaaacaggaaTTCACCCAAAGCAATAATTACTGTCTGGCAGAAAACTTTGACAGTAATGATGCATTGAATTTGGG GAGACTTCACTTCCGATC ATTTTTAGTGAGTTTCCTCGTGGATGCACGAGGTGGTGCAATGAAGGGTTGCAGGCACAGTGGTGTACGAATAATTGTTCCACCCCGTAGAGCAACGATGCCGTTACGGGTAACGTGTAGATTAGTAAAACCTAGTAAAGTAGCTAATCCACCGCCTCTAATGGAAGGTGAAGCTTTAGCAACTCGAATTATAGAGATGGGTCCAGTTGGAGCAAACTTTTTAGG GCCAGTATTGATAGACATACCACATTTTGCATCGATCCGtggcaaagaaagagaaattattattcttaggAGTGAAAATGGAGAAACATGGAAGGAACATGATAATTCCGTTGATAATGACGATACTTTGCTTAATACACCACATG ATCCCCAAATGAATGCAGCCCATTCCGGCAGAATAACTCGTATAATAACGAGTGACTTTCCTCAATATTTCGCGATAGTGACTAGAATCAAACAAGAAGTACACGTAATAGGAGCCGAAGGTGGAATTTTAATGTCCAGTGTAGCAAACGACGTTCAAGCTGTATTTCCACCTGGTGCTctgacgaaaaaaattaaagttgGCTTACaa GCACACGTCATCCCTGCGGAGCTTACAGCCAAACTTTTAGGTAACTGTGTTGCTGTATCACCAGTCATTACAATTGAGCCCAGGAGAAGAAAGTTTCACAAGCCGATTACCTTGACAATACCCGTACCACAAGCTGCAAACAAAGGAATGATCAATCAATACGGAGGCGAAACACCAACTTTACGATTGCTTTGCAGCATCGCTG GTGGTACCAGTGAAGCTCAATGGGAAGATGTTACTGGTTCAACGCCATTGACGTTCATGAACGACCGTGTGTCCTTTACAACTACAGTTTCAGCTAGGTTTTGGCTGATGGATTGTAGGAATATTAGCGAAGTTCCAAAAATGGCGACGGAACTATATAAAGAATCTTTGTTTGTACCTTACATTACAAA TTTCGTGATATATTCAAAACGAATGGATACTCTCGAAGCTACATTAAGGATATTGTGCATGACTGATGGCAAGGAAGGAATGCACACATTGGAAAGACAAGAAGAGTTCTTAGAGATTGTAAAGAGTCGTGATGTCGAG GCTCTACATGGAAAAGATCTTTACATCGAATTCAGCGGAAACCTAATACCAGTTACAAAATCAGGAGTACAATTAAAGTTTACTTTTAAAGCTTTCCGTCAGAATCGTCTATCGTTTCACGTTAAAGTAAGAGATCCACTTTTGGATCCTGTAGCAAGAATGTTGTTTATGCGCGAGCCCAAAGTTGCAAAGGGTGAACCACCACAGCAACCAATTTGTGTACTGAATATCGTCTTACCTGAGGTTACGAGCAAAATTGAAATTCAGAAGAAACTAACAG cAGTGTACGAAGATTCGAATATCATAAGTCAAAAAATGGACTCTTACAAATCAAAATACGGTATGGAAcagaaggagaagggagaCCAGCCAAAAGACACGTCACCTTCAGAGGAAAAATTCATTGCCGATACTCTACAGAAAGAACAAACAG